The genome window TTAGTCGTGCGCATATATATTAGTAGAGCGCAGAAAGGCGAGACAACCATAAAGTGATCGTCTCTGACCGACATCGGACGGATTTCcgtacgtttttttatttttcttcaccgtTCAGAGTAAACACGTCAAACCGAAGACAAGAAAATGACCGGTCGCGGTAAAGGTGGAAAGGGACTGGGGAAAGGAGGCGCGAAGCGTCACAGAAAAGTGCTCCGTGATAACATCCAAGGTATCACGAAACCGGCCATCCGTCGTCTCGCACGCAGAGGCGGTGTGAAACGTATATCCGGTCTGATATACGAAGAGACTCGCGGTGTCCTCAAAGTGTTCCTCGAGAACGTAATCCGCGACGCCGTCACCTACACCGAGCACGCGAAGAGGAAGACCGTCACCGCCATGGACGTAGTGTACGCCCTGAAACGTCAGGGTCGTACTCTCTACGGTTTCGGCGGTTAAAATGTTTtcgatgttatattttgtaattaatttaaaaatttacaaatataatatactgcgaaaactaaatataaaaaaggcccTTTTCAGGGCCGCATATGGATCTGTTTATACACACTACATACTCGTTTCAATCGTTCAATGACgtctattaaacataataacataatacatattattattattataattggtatATATAGTACGAATTAAATTCGTTAATTTTGAGCAAGAGTAAGAGCTCTAAGCGTGTAGAACGATCGTATGGATACGATGACGACGACTACGACGTAATACCGACCGATCGTTAACGTAGAATAGACTTTAGAGTAgatagaaatttataatttatttaattttaaatttctattcaCGATTCAaacgtttatatacatatatgagtaATTATAATACATGATAAATCGTCCACGTTTTCGGTTCTTTCGGCTCTACTTCACGCGCTACGAACGCGCCTTCAACAATATTTCGCATGTCTCGAAGCGCTCGCCTCTAAACGTAGCTCTTACACACGATTactgtagattatttttattatttatacgtaacTGTGGTCTCTCTTTCGAAACACGTATTATTTATCTAtcgtaatagtttatattttaaatattattcgataagTATTCACATATCAGACTACGTTTTCTCGTGCTTCTTATACCGACTCGCGTAGTAGTGTGTTTTACGAACGTCGACTTGGAACACGCTAAAATTGTTAGTATATTATCGAATAAGAGTTGCGCTTTTATACATTATCAGTGAGGTATCTTCGCTTTCAATATGTCGATAGAACGAAacgtttaaaacgattttaatagaataaaataacttttaaacgaGGCTCTAGGTACGCGACTAGAATTATAACGAATTTAAACGCGATTCGTACACATCGTTGTCGAACTATTCTACGAATTCGACTTTCAAACGATCGATAGGTTCAAGAGGtatctttttatgttaaagaaCGGTCAAAaactactttaaattatataaatatcgcaTTCGAAAAGATACCTGTTAGTGAAAAGTTTTAAGCGTTCGTACGAGAAATTGTCTAGCGACATCGCGGTTCTCCTTACGGTATTGCTCGGACTCCACTTACCACTAGCGACCTCTCCGCCGCGTCGACCTCcgttattacatattattatatactacggCTATCGTGGTGTCATTCTAGTGATTGTGAAgtgtgaatttattaaataaaataaaataaaataaaatggccgACACAGCTATAGCAACCGAAGCGCCGGCACCTGCGACCCCTGCGAAGAAACCGAAAGCGTCCGCGGCCGCCGCCGGTGGCGCCGCCGCCAAGAAACCGAAGGCGAAACCTACTCATCCTAAAACATCCGAAATGGTGAACAGCGCCATCAAAGAGTTGAAGGAACGTAGCGGTTCGTCGCTTCAGGCGATCAAGAAATACATCGCGGCTCAATACAAAGTCGATTCTGAGAAATTGGCTCCGTTCATCAGAAAGTATCTCAAGAGCGCCGTCGAATCGGGTGCACTGATACAGACGAAGGGAAAGGGCGCATCGGGTTCGTTCAAACTAGAGTCGAAATCGTCCGCTTCGAAGAAACCGGCCGGTGCCGGAGTCGGAGGCGCGTCCGGCGGCAAGGCCGCATCCTCGGCCGCTTCGGGTAAGTCGTCGAAGGCGAAGGCGACGTCCTCCGCTCCCGTCGCCGGCAAGGGCGGCGCCGCGGGCAAGAAAGCGGCCGCCGGCGGTGCGTCGTCCGGCGGTGCGGCGGCGTCATCGCCGTCCAAATCGAAGGCGAAGGCGacgataaaggataaaaaagcgGCAGCCGCTAAAAAGAAACCGGCAGCCGCCAAGAAGGCCGTCGCGGCGGCCGCTCCTTCGAAGGCGAAGGGCGCCGCGTCGAAGGCGAAGAAGACTGCGAAACCGCCGACTAAGAAACCCAAAGCCCCGAAACCGAAGAAGGCCGCCGCCGCTACGCCTAAGTCGAAACCGGCAGCTAAGAaagcctccgccgccgccgctaaAAAGTAAGTCGCCTGCAGCCGCCGCCGCAGCGGTGATAATAACGATGACATCTTTCAAAAGTatcatcaaaaacaaaaacaacaacaaaaacaacatcAACATCATCGACGACATAAATTCGTCCATTCCGATCGCTTCGACGAAGACGACGGCGACGAAGACtgtgacgatgacgatgacgatgcaAGCGTGTGCGGCGCGTAAATCGCACGACAAAAAGCCCTTTTCAGGGCTAACATAAGTTTCataataatcgaatatattCGTCGTTGTGCGTAATAATCTACGAAGACGACGAATATGATGAGTTAAAGTTTCGAACGATACGACGAATAAtttcaaaactaattttaaatttataaaatatacgtaaacaaaaaaaaaaaaaataaaaagaaaaaaaaagaaataaaaaaataaataaataaataataataataataataattaataaatggaaaaatattatatgataatatccACATACCTCattatctatctataatatttacaatcatAGAGATAGAGTAGCACACTCGAACGTCTTcgatttcaattcaattaaatacaacaaacaaacatacatacgtaccatatttattattatattttatcaaaatatatcgcTCGCACGCGAAACACGAAAAGGACACACCACCCACCCGCGCGCCCGACTAATttcactttattaatattattttttatttctttttactatTTCTAATTCGACTCTTcctttttttatctctttctttcttaattaaaaaaaaaaaaaaaaaaaaccacaatttttacttcatttttctATTCGCATTCGCATTCGAATAAAAAACCCCCCGACCCGCACCGCCCCGCCCCGCCCGACTGCCCGACTCCCGACTCCGACTCCgaccttaataataatatacgtattttcACCTACGCTATATTTATAGAACGATTAATCCACACCCAATTATCACCGAATAACACTGAACCAATCAAATAGCATAGTTTATAGCCAATCAAATCATTCATACGAAAGGTAAAGAATGATTCTGATTGGTTATCGTATTATGATCTCGTTCGTGTACTTGGGATCAGAGTTACTACCGATTgaaccttattatttataatgaaatgctTTTGTGTTTTCAAAGTTACTTTAccggttaatttttttttatatgttttgtcaacggataaatttatttatacatttaaaataattgagtacATTAGAGAAACGAAAAACATGTTGCAAATGGCGCGCAAAGGCtgtcttatcgcttatagcgatctctcacAGATAGAAGCTTTAGTTAAATTCAATTGGGATCAATAGTTCATGTATGGTcttttttccatatttttacaaatattacagCTGAGCtaaaatgctaaaataataCGTGTGCATTGTACGTGTAGAAGTGCTTAGTCTACGAATAAGGTAACTCTTACTCATATTGTGATGCGTAACTTGAGTGATTAAGTTGGTACCCCTTTTAGCTAAGTGATAGTCTTACCTACTGAAACCATTGCGATGGCGGTCTTTTATACGGATCGGGGATACAATGCATACGAGGCCTGCGGCTTCTCTGCTGAGCCtt of Vanessa atalanta chromosome 28, ilVanAtal1.2, whole genome shotgun sequence contains these proteins:
- the LOC125074729 gene encoding late histone H1-like; protein product: MADTAIATEAPAPATPAKKPKASAAAAGGAAAKKPKAKPTHPKTSEMVNSAIKELKERSGSSLQAIKKYIAAQYKVDSEKLAPFIRKYLKSAVESGALIQTKGKGASGSFKLESKSSASKKPAGAGVGGASGGKAASSAASGKSSKAKATSSAPVAGKGGAAGKKAAAGGASSGGAAASSPSKSKAKATIKDKKAAAAKKKPAAAKKAVAAAAPSKAKGAASKAKKTAKPPTKKPKAPKPKKAAAATPKSKPAAKKASAAAAKK